The Deinococcus hopiensis KR-140 sequence CACGCGGTCTCCCTCGGTGTGGCCCAGCGAGTCGTTGACAGCCTTGAAGTGATCGAGGTCCAGCACCGCCAGCGTCAGCGAGGCGTTGCCCAGTTTCTCGAACGCCTCCTCGAAAGCGGGCCGCAGCAGGATATGGGGACGGGGCACGGGAAACCTCCGAAAATCAGCGAGAAGTCAGTTCCGACATAACGTATGTTCCCTATACATATATATGCTTCGAGTACATGTTGACAAGTGCATAGGCGAAATTCGCGTGCCAGCGCACCTTGAGCGCCACACACTCAGATTCCCGGATCACAACATTTGACATTTTGCTGAGGCCACGCCTAGTATTCCGTCTGGAACGGCAAAAACCGCCGGAATGCCCGGCGGGCCGCCACATTCTCACTTCCACACCACAGGAGGATTACCCATGCTGAAACCACTGGGCGACCGCGTTCTCGTCGAGATCATTGAAGAAGCCGAGCAGAAGACCGCCGGGGGCCTCTACGTCCCCGACTCCGCCAAGGAAAAGAGCCAGCGCGGCCGCGTCGTCGCGGCGGGGAGCGGCAAGCTGCTCGACAACGGCACGCGCGTCGCGCTCGACGTCAAGGAAGGCGACACCGTGTATTTCGCCAAGTATGGCGGCACCGAAGTCAACCTTGAGGGCAAGAACTACAGCATCCTCAGCGAACGCGACATTCTCGCCATCGTTGAGTGAGGTGTTAGGCGGTAGGTGCCAGTAGAACAAGGGCGCCTCAGCTCAAGCAAAACCCTTTGCTCCTAACGACTCCCTCAATTCTGATCCCCCTCCGAAGGAGAACATCATGCCCAAACAACTCGTCTTTGAAGAAAACGCCCGCCGCAGCCTGGAGCGCGGTGTAAACGCCGTCGCCAACGCCGTGAAGGTGACCCTCGGGCCGCGCGGCCGCAACGTGGTCATCGAGAAGAAGTTCGGCAGCCCCACCATCACCAAGGACGGCGTGACGGTCGCCAAGGAAATCGAGCTGGAAGACAAGCTCGAGAACATCGGCGCGCAGCTGCTGAAGGAAATTGCCTCCAAGACCAACGACATCACGGGTGACGGCACCACCACCGCCACCGTGCTGGGCCAGGCCATCGTCAAGGAAGGCCTGCGCAACGTGGCGGCGGGCGCCAACCCCCTCGCACTGAAGCGCGGCATCGACAAGGCCGTCGCCGTCGCCATTGAAGAGATCAAGAAGCTCGCCGTGGCCGTCGAGGACAGCGACGCGATCAAGAAGGTCGCGGGCATCAGCGCCAACGACGAGCAGGTCGGCCAGGAAATCGCCAACGCGATGGACAAGGTCGGCAAGGAAGGCGTCATCACGATCGAGGAGTCCAAGGGCTTCGACACCGAGGTGGACGTCGTGGAGGGGATGCAGTTTGACAAGGGCTTTATCAACCCCTACTTCATCACCAACCCCGACAAGATGGAGGCCGTCCTCGAAGACGCCTACATCCTGATCAACGAGAAGAAGATCAGCAACCTCAAAGACCTGCTGCCCGTGCTGGAAAAGGCCGCGCAGACGGGCCGTCCCCTGCTGATCATCGCCGAGGACGTGGAAGGCGAGGCGCTCGCCACCCTGGTCGTCAACAAGCTGCGCGGCACGCTCAACATTGCCGCCGTGAAGGCCCCCGGCTTCGGTGACCGCCGCAAGGAAATGCTGCGCGACATTGCCGCCGTGACGGGCGGTCAGGTCGTCAGCGAGGACATGGGGCACAAGCTGGAAAACGTCGGCCTTGACATGCTGGGCCGCGCCGCGCGCATTCGCATCACCAAGGACGAGACCACCATCGTCGACGGTCGCGGTGAGCAGGCCGAGATCGACGCCCGCGTCAATGCGATCAAGGCCGAACTCGACACCACCGACAGCGACTACGCCCGCGAGAAGCTCCAGGAGCGCCTCGCCAAGCTGGCGGGCGGCGTGGCCGTGATCCGCGTCGGTGCGGCGACGGAAACCGAGCTCAAGGAGAAGAAGCACCGCTACGAGGACGCCCTCTCCACGGCCCGTTCGGCTGTGGAAGAAGGCATCGTCGCAGGCGGCGGAACCACGCTGCTGCGCGTGATCCCCGCCGTGCGTGAAGCGGCCCAGAGCCTGACCGGCGATGAGGCCACCGGCGCGCGCATCCTGATTCGCGCCCTGGAAGAGCCCGCCCGCCAGATCGCCGTGAACGCCGGCGAGGAAGGCAGCGTCATCGTGAACGCGGTCATCGGCAGCGAACTGCCCCGCTACGGCTTCAACGCCGCGACGGGCGAGTACGTGGAGGACATGGTCGCCGCTGGCATCGTGGACCCCGCCAAGGTCACCCGCACCGCGCTGCAAAACGCCGCGAGCATCGGCGCGCTGATCCTGACCACCGAGGCCATCGTCGCCGACAAGCCCGAGA is a genomic window containing:
- the groES gene encoding co-chaperone GroES, producing the protein MLKPLGDRVLVEIIEEAEQKTAGGLYVPDSAKEKSQRGRVVAAGSGKLLDNGTRVALDVKEGDTVYFAKYGGTEVNLEGKNYSILSERDILAIVE
- the groL gene encoding chaperonin GroEL (60 kDa chaperone family; promotes refolding of misfolded polypeptides especially under stressful conditions; forms two stacked rings of heptamers to form a barrel-shaped 14mer; ends can be capped by GroES; misfolded proteins enter the barrel where they are refolded when GroES binds), whose amino-acid sequence is MPKQLVFEENARRSLERGVNAVANAVKVTLGPRGRNVVIEKKFGSPTITKDGVTVAKEIELEDKLENIGAQLLKEIASKTNDITGDGTTTATVLGQAIVKEGLRNVAAGANPLALKRGIDKAVAVAIEEIKKLAVAVEDSDAIKKVAGISANDEQVGQEIANAMDKVGKEGVITIEESKGFDTEVDVVEGMQFDKGFINPYFITNPDKMEAVLEDAYILINEKKISNLKDLLPVLEKAAQTGRPLLIIAEDVEGEALATLVVNKLRGTLNIAAVKAPGFGDRRKEMLRDIAAVTGGQVVSEDMGHKLENVGLDMLGRAARIRITKDETTIVDGRGEQAEIDARVNAIKAELDTTDSDYAREKLQERLAKLAGGVAVIRVGAATETELKEKKHRYEDALSTARSAVEEGIVAGGGTTLLRVIPAVREAAQSLTGDEATGARILIRALEEPARQIAVNAGEEGSVIVNAVIGSELPRYGFNAATGEYVEDMVAAGIVDPAKVTRTALQNAASIGALILTTEAIVADKPEKAAPAPAGGMGGGDMGGMDF